A genomic stretch from Rhinatrema bivittatum chromosome 9, aRhiBiv1.1, whole genome shotgun sequence includes:
- the LOC115099623 gene encoding LOW QUALITY PROTEIN: uncharacterized protein LOC115099623 (The sequence of the model RefSeq protein was modified relative to this genomic sequence to represent the inferred CDS: substituted 1 base at 1 genomic stop codon), with protein MTTAITTPTSRNISIVGASGKPLTAPFLQKRQVTIGGQLVSHQFLYVPGCPVPLIGRDLLCKLRATLQFEPTGEIKASFADSPVSLICPLQEEWRLHLPVLEQITLHRYKGDTPLNEQRRQLMDSVPQVWSEQNPGGIAIDATPIWIEMKQNAQVINQPQYPIPYMAREGIEVHLQRLYDLGILRRIRSAWNTPLLPVKKPGSSDYRPVQDLRKVNNQVADLVALVPNPYSILAQVSPTSKWYSVIDLKDAFFSVPVAEECQKIFAFTWENAQTGIKQQYTWTRLPQGFKHSPTMFGEQLAKDLKMYQVTYGPVIQYVDDLLLFRETYHECAIATLHLLKTLYSKGYRASKKKVQICELEVEYLGFQIREGTRCLGISRTSSIRGQPVPTCKKELRAFLGAAGYCRLWIANYAVIAQSLYDKLRGKEAESQPFQWETHELTSLQQLKDALIEPPALGLPDVMKPFHLFVDEKKGMAIGVLTQTLGSWERPVAYLSKGMDNVAKGWPGCLRSIAAACLLIPEAVKLTFGQLLNVTTPHTIQGLLETHGPKWMTNSRLVKYQALLCETPEIQIXDSKNLNPATLMPAPEPVAHDCEEVMTTIHSSRPDLRDQPWQGAWTLFTDGSSQVIDGIRVAGYAVVSEDDIIEAEPLPPGTSAQKAELIALTRALQLAEGQTVNIYTDSKYAFLTIQVHGALYKERGFLTAEGKQLANASEIHQLLDAVWAPQKVAVMHCKAHTGKSDPVAKGNQWADKTAKEAARAHLLSIPTTTYPLLQFPTETPTYSTEENDWAQAEQIHHHNGWWILQDNRIWIPETLAWTIVKEAHNKTHLGRDALVKLLGKTYYINKIIQLTKHAISQCVTCAKNNPRSGPGPSPGHILRGTTPFQVCQIDFTHMTPSKGYKAMLVAVCTYTGWIEATPTRTETSKEVASLLLHQILPRYGLPRQINSDNGPAFTSDVIQRLSKILGITWHLHCAWRPQSSGSVERANRTLKNQIAKLCQETKTKWPDILPLALLHLRCSPKRSGLTPYEMMYARPPPLPSFPESLQIQGELSLSNQLKGLYNTVIAIQDYTCDVEPLVLLTPIHPFQVGNSVWMKDWDESDFLKPRWKGPYTVLLTTPTAVKVSGCPSWIHWTRLKPAASNWQVSRIGDHKLRFTQTGNKIVQIR; from the coding sequence atgaccacagccatcaccacgCCTACTTCAAGAAACATCTCTATAGTTGGGGCTTCCGGAAAACCACTAACTGCTCCCTTCCTTCAAAAACGGCAAGTTACAATAGGAGGACAGttagtgtcccatcaattcctctacgtgccagggtgcccagtacctctcataggaagagacctcctatgTAAATTAAGGGCTACCTTGCAATTCGAACCTACCGGTGAAATCAAGGCATCCTTTGCCGATAGCCCAGTTTCCCTGATATGTCCActacaagaagaatggagactgcaTCTCCCCGTTCTTGAACAAATCACTCTGCATCGATACAAAGGGGACACCCCTCTTAACGAACAGcgcagacaactgatggatagtgtgccccaagtatggtccgaacagaacccgggaggaatagctatcgacgctacccccatatggatagaaatgaagcagaatgcacaggtgatcaatcaacctcaataccccattccatacatggccagagaaggaattgaagtacacctgcagagactgtatgatttgggaattctcaggcgaatccgatctgcttggaacacccctctactgcccgtaaagaaacccggttcttctgattaccgacctgtacaagatttacggaaagtgaataatcaagtagcagatctagtagcccttgtaccaaatccatactcaatcttggctcaagtttctcctacctccaagtggtacagtgtcattgacctcaaagatgctttcttctccgttccagtagcagaagaatgccagaagatctttgccttcacatgggaaaatgcacaaactggaatcaagcagcagtacacatggactcgcttaccgcaaggatttaagcactctcccacgatgttcggggagcaactggcaaaagacttgaagatgtatcaagtcacgtatgggccagtcatacagtatgtggatgaccttctgttgtttcgtgaaacgtatcacgaatgtgctatagccacactccacttattaaagacgttgtactcaaaaggataccgtgcaagtaaaaagaaggtgcaaatttgtgaattggaagtagaatacctgggattccaaatccgggaaggtacccgttgccttggaatatcccgtaccagttcaatacgaggtcaacctgtacccacttgcaagaaagagctccgagcgttccttggagctgcaggatactgtaggctgtggattgctaactacgctgttatcgcccagtccctgtacgacaagctgcggggaaaggaggcagaatctcagccttttcagtgggaaacccatgaactgacaagcttacaacaactgaaagatgccttgattgaaccacctgcactaggattgccagatgtaatgaaaccattccatctattcgtcgatgaaaagaaaggcatggccattggggtattgactcaaactctaggctcatgggaaagacctgttgcatatctgtcaaaaggaatggacaatgttgcaaaaggatggccaggttgtctaagaagcattgctgctgcatgcttactaattccagaagcagtcaaattaacttttggacaacTCTTAAATGTAAcaaccccccacaccattcaaggactgctagaaacccatggaccaaaatggatgactaattcacgtcttgtaaaatatcaagctctgctatgtgaaactcctgaaatccaaatataggacagcaaaaacttgaacccggccactcttatgccggcacctgaacccgtcgcacatgactgtgaggaggtcatgactacaatacattccagcagaccagacttgagagatcaaccatggcagggagcatggacattatttactgatggaagtagccaagttattgatggaattcgagttgctggatatgctgtagttTCTGAAGACGACATTATTGAAGCTGAGCCCCTACCACCTGGGACATCAgcccaaaaagctgaactaatcgctctcactcgagctttacaattggcagaaggacagactgtgaatatttatacagattccaaatatgctttcctcacaaTCCAGGTACATGGAGCCCTATATAAGGAGCGAGGGTTCCTAACAGCCGAAGGAAAGCAATTGGCCAATGCATCTGAAATACATCAATTACTAGATGCTGTGTGGGCACCAcaaaaggtagctgtcatgcattgtaaagcccataccGGAAAGTCAGATCccgttgcaaaaggaaaccaatgggcagataaaacagcaaaagaagCAGCCCGTGCACATTTATTATCAATCCCAACTACAACATATCCACTTCTACAATTCCCAACAGAAACTCCTACCTATTCGACAGAGGAAAATGACTGGGCACAGGCTGAACAGATCCACCATCACAATGGCTGGTGGATTCTGCAAGATAACAGAATATGGATTCCAGAAacattagcttggactattgtcaaggaagcACATAACAAAACCCATCTCGGACGAGATGCACTGGTAAAGTTGCTGGGAAAGAcgtattacatcaataaaataatccaaCTAACAAAACACGCAATCAGCCAATGTGTCACATGTGCCAAAAATAATCCTAGAAGTGGACCTGGTCCATCACCTGGACATATTTTAAGAGGAACTACACCTTTCCAAGTTTGCCAAATTGACTTTACTCACATGACTCCGTCCAAAggctacaaagcaatgctggtggctgtctgcacctataccggatggatcgaagccacaccaacacgaactgaaacctccaaagaagttgcgtccttgctccttcaccaaatcttaccacgctacggattaccaagacaaatcaattcagacaatggaccagcaTTTACCAGCGATGTTATCCAAAGACTAAGTAAAATCCTCGGTATCACATGGCATCTGCACTGCGCATGGCGACCGCAGAGCAGTGGATCTGTTGAACGGGCTAACAGAACGCTGAAGAATCAGATAGCTAAACTATGTCAagaaacaaagaccaaatggccagacatcctacccTTAGCCTTGCTACATCTCAGATGCAGTCCAAAACGATCAGGGCTAACACCGTAtgagatgatgtatgcaagacctccacctctcccttcttttcccgaATCATTGCAGATACAAGGGGAGTTGTCACTAAGTAATcagctcaaaggactatataacacagtcattgCAATTCAGGACTATACATGTGACGTTGAACCGTTAGTTTTGTTAACCCCAATTCATCCATTCCAAGTTGGAAATTCTGTAtggatgaaggactgggatgaatccGATTTCCTCAAACCACGTTGGAAGGGTCCATACACAGTACTACTCACCACTCCTACTGCTGTAAAGGTCTCTGGATGTCCTTCCTGGATTCACTGGACTCGCCTAAAACCTGCTGCCTCCAAttggcaagtctccaggattggagaccacaaattaagattCACTCAAACAGGCAACAAGATAGTCCAGATTAGATGA